A single region of the Malaclemys terrapin pileata isolate rMalTer1 chromosome 4, rMalTer1.hap1, whole genome shotgun sequence genome encodes:
- the FANCF gene encoding Fanconi anemia group F protein, giving the protein METLLWQVEQLPGLLAVSRSGQVRDWDPPTLDRALQWGRYFQHLHGRFRAQPRLRAALGQRLRRGQPGPPLGFGHLGRCPELLGLALLGNRALPPAACHRLLRSLLLPPSGQATPGPCSLGLLARRRAAVQLLPSPSPAPARPEELEPSLRTEAQLLLSRLQEDEEEQGPASVLEHLPGPRVYRVLAALLLEQAGDNAGREGASWAEHREGPRPAAAVLSWLLGDPDRLSAFCRLLPGSLLVALSARYPQLGTPYLHLLTSWGSRLRYDPLRGQWASSRCPSEDEFSWEELRERFGCFMRGPDPLREAALASLKNLKIQDGDFEVCGLSVWTDLLLEMEAPL; this is encoded by the coding sequence ATGGAGACGCTGTTGTGGCAGGTGGAGCAGCTGCCCGGGCTCCTGGCCGTGTCCCGCTCGGGGCAGGTCCGGGACTGGGACCCGCCAACCCTGGATAGAGCCCTGCAGTGGGGCCGCTACTTCCAGCACCTGCACGGCCGCTTCcgcgcccagccccggctccggGCCGCCCTGGGGCAGCGACTCCGCCGAGGGCAGCCGGGGCCGCCGCTAGGCTTCGGACACCTGGGGCGCTGCCCGGAGCTGCTGGGCCTAGCGCTGCTGGGCAACCGGGCGCTGCCGCCCGCCGCCTGCCACCGCCTCCTGCGGAGCTTGCTGCTGCCGCCCAGCGGCCAGGCTACCCCGGGGCCCTGCAGCCTCGGCCTCCTGGCCCGGCGCAGGGCCGCCGTCCAGCTGCTGCCgtcgcccagcccagccccggcgcGCCCTGAGGAGCTGGAGCCGTCGCTGCGAACCGAGGCCCAGCTACTGCTGTCCCGGCTGCAGGAAgacgaggaggagcagggcccgGCGAGTGTCCTGGAGCATCTGCCCGGGCCTAGGGTCTACAGGGTGCTGGCGgcgctgctgctggagcaggccGGGGACAACGCTGGCAGAGAGGGGGCCAGCTGGGCAGAGCacagggaggggcccaggccggCTGCGGCGGTGCTCTCCTGGCTACTCGGGGACCCAGACCGGCTCTCCGCTTTCTGCCGCCTCCTCCCGGGCTCCCTCCTCGTTGCCCTTTCTGCCCGATACCCCCAGCTGGGCACCCCTTACTTGCATCTCCTTACCAGCTGGGGCAGCCGCTTGCGCTACGATCCCCTGCGCGGCCAGTGGGCCAGCAGCCGCTGCCCTAGTGAGGACGAGTTCTCCTGGGAAGAGCTGCGGGAGCGCTTCGGCTGCTTCATGAGGGGACCTGACCCGCTCCGAGAGGCTGCCCTGGCTTCTCTGAAAAACCTGAAGATCCAGGATGGAGACTTCGAAGTCTGCGGCCTGAGTGTCTGGACTGACCTGTTGCTGGAGATGGAGGCACCTCTCTAA